From Martelella sp. AD-3, a single genomic window includes:
- a CDS encoding aromatic-ring-hydroxylating dioxygenase subunit beta, translating into MTATKATNDLALLQKVSAFIWNEAALLDAKDYDAWLDLWTDDGMYTLPIGDTEDFDNAVNLCHDNAKMRRDRVGRFQRGFAISSAPPAETVRTVSRFVITRVEGDEVTVESAEHLIEDKFGRQRVWAGNVTHRLVADGDSFRIDAKIVRLLNSDGMLNSFSYLF; encoded by the coding sequence ATGACCGCGACCAAAGCAACCAACGATCTGGCGCTGCTGCAGAAGGTCAGCGCCTTTATATGGAATGAGGCGGCACTGCTCGATGCCAAGGACTACGATGCCTGGCTCGATCTGTGGACCGACGACGGCATGTACACGCTGCCGATCGGCGATACCGAGGATTTCGACAACGCCGTGAACCTCTGCCATGATAACGCCAAGATGCGGCGCGACCGCGTCGGGCGTTTTCAAAGGGGTTTCGCGATTTCCTCGGCGCCGCCGGCCGAAACAGTCCGCACCGTGTCTCGCTTCGTGATCACCAGGGTCGAGGGCGATGAAGTCACGGTCGAAAGTGCCGAACACCTGATCGAGGACAAGTTCGGCCGTCAGCGCGTGTGGGCCGGCAATGTCACCCACCGGCTTGTGGCCGATGGCGACAGCTTCAGGATCGACGCCAAGATCGTCCGCCTTCTCAACTCCGACGGGATGCTGAATTCGTTCAGCTATCTGTTCTGA
- a CDS encoding nuclear transport factor 2 family protein produces the protein MTHETDIAALTRRIEILEAEADIRRIQARYMFLCDTPVPEYGVTDDKERIDLIMQLYTEDAVWEGVGEYYDNQFGKADGAEAIRKHFEGFWGQKQDPALILNCHYLTSEQIHVHEGGKTADGQWVHMQPWLFSDGKALLRSSRLNNAFRKEPDGVWKITRTRTENVFVAPLPATWASDYPSKSVLLKP, from the coding sequence ATGACGCACGAAACTGATATCGCGGCGCTGACGCGCCGGATCGAAATTCTGGAAGCCGAGGCCGATATCCGCCGCATCCAGGCGCGCTACATGTTCCTTTGCGATACGCCCGTGCCGGAATATGGCGTGACGGACGACAAGGAACGGATCGACCTGATCATGCAACTCTATACGGAGGACGCGGTCTGGGAAGGCGTTGGCGAATATTACGACAACCAGTTCGGCAAGGCCGATGGCGCTGAAGCGATCCGCAAGCATTTCGAGGGATTCTGGGGGCAGAAGCAGGACCCGGCGCTGATCCTCAACTGCCATTACCTGACTTCCGAGCAGATCCACGTCCACGAAGGCGGCAAGACCGCCGATGGCCAGTGGGTGCATATGCAGCCCTGGCTGTTCTCCGACGGCAAGGCGCTGCTGCGTTCGTCGCGCCTCAACAATGCCTTCCGCAAGGAGCCCGATGGCGTGTGGAAGATCACCCGCACCCGCACGGAAAACGTCTTCGTCGCGCCGCTGCCGGCAACATGGGCATCCGACTATCCGTCGAAATCCGTGCTGCTGAAGCCCTGA
- a CDS encoding aromatic ring-hydroxylating dioxygenase subunit alpha: MPKFSDLDALYSPDAKVATSMYEDPDLFKEEMERIFHRTWVWVAHESEVPDKGSFKLSHVGLEPVIVARDRKGVLHVMVNRCRHRAATVCEVKKGKTSSFQCPYHGWGYGLDGSLRALPYPEQYGDDFSKEQHGLKRLRTESYQGMVFATFNEDIEPLTDFLGPKVCRYIDLFMKQGGGFPVKVLGEHQFTVPMNWKVQLENTTDAYHFPVVHKSFMQTLDGATEDMFDFLDKGKGWVEDLGNGHSVMMMIPELEDLDANLDQPIPERFEGLAEELRGEGYPEDQVRKIVRAVGGAGFNLNLFPNVSFSLAFFRVLTPVAVDRTDIRHIAIGMEGGPAAANRARIRLHEHFQGPMGFGSPDDAEVWERVQRGTKGGEDLPILVNRGIVDEEPGELGPRGHISAETGMRAAYKMWKRMMSV; this comes from the coding sequence ATGCCGAAATTCAGCGACCTCGACGCGCTTTACTCGCCTGACGCGAAGGTGGCCACGTCGATGTACGAGGACCCCGACCTTTTCAAAGAGGAGATGGAACGCATCTTCCACCGCACCTGGGTCTGGGTCGCCCATGAAAGCGAAGTGCCCGACAAGGGCTCGTTCAAGCTCTCGCATGTCGGCCTTGAGCCGGTAATCGTGGCGCGCGACCGCAAGGGCGTTCTGCATGTCATGGTCAACCGCTGCCGCCACCGCGCGGCGACAGTCTGCGAGGTCAAGAAGGGCAAGACCTCGTCCTTCCAGTGTCCCTATCACGGCTGGGGCTATGGCCTTGACGGCTCGCTGCGGGCGCTTCCCTATCCCGAGCAGTATGGCGACGACTTCAGCAAGGAGCAGCACGGTCTCAAGCGCCTGCGCACCGAAAGCTATCAGGGCATGGTGTTCGCCACCTTCAACGAGGATATCGAGCCGCTGACCGATTTCCTCGGTCCGAAGGTCTGCCGCTATATCGACCTGTTCATGAAGCAGGGCGGCGGTTTTCCGGTGAAGGTGCTGGGCGAACATCAGTTCACGGTTCCGATGAACTGGAAGGTCCAGCTCGAAAACACCACCGACGCCTATCACTTCCCAGTGGTCCACAAGAGCTTCATGCAGACGCTCGATGGCGCGACGGAAGACATGTTTGACTTCCTCGACAAGGGCAAGGGCTGGGTCGAGGATCTCGGCAACGGTCATTCGGTGATGATGATGATCCCTGAACTCGAGGATCTCGATGCCAATCTCGATCAGCCGATCCCCGAGCGGTTTGAGGGCCTCGCTGAGGAACTGCGCGGCGAGGGCTATCCGGAGGATCAGGTGCGCAAGATCGTGCGCGCCGTCGGCGGCGCGGGCTTCAACCTCAACCTGTTCCCCAATGTCTCCTTCTCGCTCGCCTTCTTCCGTGTGCTGACGCCGGTTGCGGTCGATCGCACGGACATCCGCCATATCGCTATCGGGATGGAAGGCGGACCGGCGGCCGCGAACCGAGCGCGCATCCGTCTTCACGAGCATTTCCAAGGGCCGATGGGCTTCGGCTCGCCCGATGATGCGGAAGTGTGGGAACGCGTCCAGCGCGGCACCAAGGGCGGCGAGGATCTGCCGATCCTGGTCAACCGGGGCATCGTCGATGAGGAGCCGGGCGAGTTGGGTCCGCGCGGGCATATCAGCGCCGAAACCGGCATGCGCGCCGCCTACAAGATGTGGAAGAGGATGATGTCGGTATGA
- a CDS encoding class II histone deacetylase, whose protein sequence is MLAATATRSAFYFHEQTLWFSAGQSALVVPVGGWVQPPASGGHADSPEPKSRTVSLASVSGLFNAYDRKVAPAAPREALLAIHPASYLDRLKAASDAGGGALHPTAPFAGGSYEIALLSAGQALAAVTDVAGGGRRRAYAITRPSGHHCLPDTPMGFCLLANVAVAVRAAQAKGRKRIAVIDWDVHHGNGTEACFYDDPSVLTVSIHQEGCFPPGRSGGVESRGTGAGEGFNLNVPLWPGSGHAVYMAALEHIVLPAVADFAPDMIVVVNGLDANAVDPLARMLLHAGSYKAMTEAVSKLADAVCEGRLAVVQEGGYSDAYVPFCAHAVMAGLAGVSDPVDDPFMGIVAAQQPGADFNAAHIAALKRHHSWRD, encoded by the coding sequence ATGTTGGCAGCGACGGCAACGCGATCCGCGTTTTATTTCCACGAGCAGACATTGTGGTTTTCAGCCGGTCAATCGGCGCTGGTCGTACCGGTCGGCGGCTGGGTGCAGCCGCCTGCCTCCGGCGGCCACGCCGATTCCCCCGAGCCGAAAAGCCGGACGGTCTCGCTGGCAAGCGTATCGGGCCTGTTTAATGCCTATGATCGCAAGGTCGCGCCCGCAGCCCCGCGCGAGGCGCTTCTGGCGATCCATCCGGCCTCCTATCTCGACCGGCTGAAGGCGGCCAGCGATGCCGGCGGCGGGGCGCTGCACCCGACGGCGCCGTTTGCCGGAGGCAGTTACGAGATCGCGCTTCTGTCTGCCGGGCAGGCCCTTGCCGCCGTCACCGACGTTGCAGGCGGCGGGCGCCGCCGCGCCTATGCGATCACCCGGCCATCCGGCCATCATTGCCTGCCCGACACGCCGATGGGCTTCTGCCTGCTTGCCAATGTGGCGGTCGCCGTCAGGGCGGCGCAGGCGAAGGGGCGCAAACGGATCGCGGTGATCGACTGGGACGTCCACCACGGCAACGGAACCGAGGCGTGTTTTTATGACGACCCCTCGGTGCTGACGGTCTCGATCCATCAGGAAGGCTGCTTCCCGCCCGGTCGGTCCGGAGGGGTGGAATCGCGCGGGACAGGGGCCGGCGAGGGCTTCAACCTCAACGTCCCGCTCTGGCCAGGCAGCGGTCATGCGGTCTACATGGCCGCGCTCGAGCATATCGTGCTGCCTGCGGTCGCGGACTTTGCGCCCGACATGATCGTCGTCGTCAATGGGCTCGACGCCAATGCCGTCGATCCGCTGGCGCGCATGCTGCTTCACGCCGGCAGTTACAAGGCGATGACCGAGGCAGTTTCGAAACTGGCGGATGCGGTGTGCGAGGGCCGGCTGGCCGTTGTTCAGGAAGGCGGCTATTCGGATGCCTATGTTCCGTTCTGCGCCCATGCGGTGATGGCAGGGCTTGCCGGCGTGAGCGATCCGGTCGACGACCCGTTCATGGGGATCGTGGCGGCCCAGCAGCCGGGAGCGGATTTCAATGCCGCCCATATCGCCGCGCTGAAACGGCATCACAGCTGGCGGGACTGA
- a CDS encoding SDR family NAD(P)-dependent oxidoreductase, whose protein sequence is MAAPLPEKIQTAVVTGGARGLGAEIVRALHRAGFRVVISDVDPEPAAALASTLDLAGETAVTATLDVNRPEDFQTVLDKCIERWGSVEVLVNNAARTAVKPVLEIDPAEFNAILATNAGGVFAGSQIFGRHFKARGYGRIVNLASLAGQNGGTATGAHYAASKGAILTLTKVFARDLAPFGVTCNAIAPGPMDTPMVRSVITPDKMAAALANIPVGELGDPVFVAELAALLAGPKASFVNGACWDVNGGIYMR, encoded by the coding sequence ATGGCCGCGCCCCTGCCTGAAAAGATCCAGACTGCGGTGGTCACCGGCGGCGCGCGCGGTCTGGGCGCCGAGATCGTCCGCGCGCTGCATCGCGCGGGCTTCCGGGTCGTCATTTCCGATGTCGATCCGGAGCCCGCCGCAGCGCTCGCCTCCACGCTCGATCTCGCCGGCGAGACGGCGGTGACGGCAACGCTTGACGTCAACAGGCCGGAAGACTTCCAGACCGTGCTCGACAAATGCATCGAGCGCTGGGGCTCGGTCGAGGTGCTCGTCAACAATGCGGCCCGCACCGCCGTCAAGCCGGTGCTGGAGATCGATCCCGCGGAATTCAACGCCATCCTCGCCACCAATGCCGGCGGGGTCTTCGCCGGCAGCCAGATATTCGGCCGTCATTTCAAGGCGCGCGGCTATGGCCGGATCGTCAATCTGGCCTCGCTCGCAGGCCAGAACGGCGGCACGGCCACGGGCGCGCATTACGCGGCGTCCAAGGGCGCGATCCTGACGCTCACCAAGGTCTTCGCCCGCGATCTCGCGCCCTTCGGCGTGACCTGCAACGCCATCGCGCCGGGGCCGATGGATACGCCGATGGTGCGCTCGGTGATCACGCCGGACAAGATGGCCGCGGCGCTCGCCAACATTCCGGTCGGCGAACTCGGCGATCCGGTCTTCGTCGCCGAACTCGCGGCGCTTCTGGCCGGCCCGAAGGCCAGCTTCGTCAATGGCGCCTGCTGGGACGTCAATGGCGGCATCTACATGCGGTGA
- a CDS encoding PDR/VanB family oxidoreductase, with protein sequence MEEQTLTLKIAERIEEPGNIVRLRLVDPEGAALPKFEAGAHLDLHLRDGALDLWRQYSLCSDPAETGFYEIGVLLDPKTRGGSSAVHRLAVPGARFEVEGPRNHFPLAEDAETTVLFGGGIGVTPMLAMAQRLHALGRDFTLHYCTRSRDRTAFRTVIEQAPWAESVVFHFDDGDDAQRLDLARDLPPPGKNTHLYVCGPEGFMDWLIGYAEANGHDGGTVHREYFSADIDASGDTFEVEARLSGVTVTIGPEDTIAKALARAGVKIEVKCEEGVCGTCVTDVLEGTPDHRDKFLTDEEREEGTMICACCSRACTSRLVLDI encoded by the coding sequence ATGGAAGAACAAACGCTCACTTTGAAGATAGCCGAACGGATCGAGGAGCCGGGCAATATCGTGCGCTTGCGGCTGGTGGATCCGGAGGGCGCGGCGCTGCCGAAATTTGAGGCGGGCGCGCATCTCGACCTTCATTTGCGCGACGGCGCGCTCGATCTGTGGCGGCAGTATTCGCTTTGCTCCGATCCAGCCGAGACCGGGTTTTACGAGATCGGCGTTTTGCTCGATCCCAAAACGCGCGGCGGCTCGTCGGCTGTTCACCGCCTCGCCGTGCCGGGTGCGCGTTTTGAGGTCGAGGGCCCGCGCAACCATTTCCCGCTTGCAGAAGACGCCGAAACGACGGTGCTGTTCGGCGGCGGCATAGGGGTCACGCCGATGCTGGCGATGGCGCAGCGTCTTCACGCGCTCGGTCGCGATTTCACGCTGCACTACTGCACGCGGTCGCGGGACCGCACGGCATTTCGGACAGTGATCGAACAGGCGCCTTGGGCCGAAAGCGTGGTCTTCCATTTCGACGACGGCGATGACGCGCAGAGGCTCGATCTCGCCCGCGATCTGCCGCCGCCCGGCAAGAACACGCATCTCTACGTTTGTGGTCCCGAAGGTTTCATGGACTGGCTGATCGGCTACGCCGAGGCGAATGGCCATGACGGCGGCACTGTGCACCGGGAGTATTTTTCCGCCGATATCGATGCCTCCGGCGACACGTTTGAAGTCGAGGCCCGGCTTTCCGGGGTCACGGTCACGATCGGACCGGAAGACACGATTGCCAAGGCGCTGGCGCGCGCCGGCGTCAAGATCGAGGTCAAATGCGAGGAAGGGGTCTGCGGCACCTGCGTCACCGACGTTCTGGAGGGCACGCCCGATCACCGCGACAAGTTTCTGACCGATGAAGAGCGCGAGGAAGGCACGATGATCTGCGCCTGCTGTTCGCGCGCCTGCACCTCCAGGCTCGTTCTGGATATCTAG
- a CDS encoding branched-chain amino acid ABC transporter permease: protein MVRNLLLAAAGITLLSLPLWGTAFMQRSVVEFLYFLTLAIAWNVMAGYAGLVSIGQQAFVGIGAYALVVFSEDLGINPFLTIPLAALVAVAAALPASWVLFRLRGAYFAVATWVVAEVFRLLVNASIDWLGGGRGRAVRGLMQFDRHLREDITYYVALGLAGLTLFGAIWLLRSGTGLGLMALRDSESGAESVGVKTKRTKRTVYLFAAAAAGAAGALIYIMQVNVRPDAAFSINWAAYVIFIVVIGGIGTIEGPIIGTLIFLVLREALSDLEGWSMLIFGIVAIAMMLFAPRGVWGLIADRWPGGGLFPIRRTMPERLKAKE, encoded by the coding sequence ATGGTGAGAAATCTTCTGCTTGCCGCAGCCGGCATCACACTTCTGTCCCTGCCGCTCTGGGGCACGGCGTTCATGCAGCGCTCGGTAGTCGAGTTCCTGTATTTTCTGACGCTGGCGATCGCCTGGAACGTGATGGCGGGCTATGCCGGACTGGTATCGATCGGCCAGCAGGCGTTTGTCGGCATCGGCGCTTATGCGCTGGTGGTCTTCTCCGAGGATCTGGGCATCAATCCGTTCCTCACCATTCCGCTGGCGGCCCTTGTTGCCGTGGCAGCCGCGTTGCCGGCAAGCTGGGTGCTGTTCAGGCTCAGGGGCGCCTATTTCGCCGTCGCCACATGGGTGGTGGCGGAGGTCTTCCGGCTTCTGGTGAACGCCAGCATCGACTGGCTCGGCGGCGGACGGGGCAGGGCGGTGCGCGGCCTGATGCAGTTCGACCGTCATCTGCGCGAGGATATCACCTATTACGTGGCGCTCGGGCTGGCGGGCCTGACCCTCTTCGGCGCCATCTGGCTGCTGCGCTCGGGCACAGGTCTCGGTCTGATGGCGCTCCGCGACAGCGAGAGCGGCGCTGAGAGCGTGGGCGTGAAGACGAAGCGCACGAAGCGCACCGTCTACCTGTTCGCGGCTGCTGCCGCCGGGGCCGCCGGCGCGCTGATCTACATCATGCAGGTCAATGTCCGGCCGGATGCCGCGTTCTCGATCAACTGGGCGGCCTATGTGATCTTCATCGTGGTCATCGGCGGCATCGGCACGATCGAGGGGCCGATCATCGGCACGCTGATTTTCCTTGTTCTGCGCGAGGCGCTGTCGGATCTGGAGGGCTGGTCAATGCTGATCTTCGGCATCGTCGCCATTGCCATGATGCTGTTTGCGCCGCGCGGCGTCTGGGGGCTGATCGCGGATCGCTGGCCGGGCGGCGGACTGTTTCCCATCCGGCGGACCATGCCGGAGCGTTTGAAAGCAAAGGAGTAG
- a CDS encoding acyl-CoA dehydrogenase family protein — MNSLKPMPTDAGLDALKTELRSRSDEFQALRHIPMDIVAKFKNIGVYRAFVPERFGGDNLSPQAFCRLIEEISSADASAGWVASFGVSATYLAALPPETYAKIYGADPDTVFAGAMFPPHEARRTPEGFEVSGRWPWGSGIMGASLAGGGIKVEGESSPLPRSAVMPRDKVVVEETWDAVGLRATGSHDIIADKVIVPEDWTFIRGSTPQMDDPIFRYPAMALAAQVLAVVALGAARGALDWVKQDALNRASITGAPSPAARAYVQIDFARAEGLLGGARAAFYDTIEEGWRQMQENGEVDPTTQIRLRHAASRAAQDGAEAARIAFTLGGSNAMATGHPLGRAMIDAACVAQHAFINTGSNQAAGAALFEQPTPPGYP; from the coding sequence ATGAACTCTCTGAAACCCATGCCGACCGATGCGGGGCTTGATGCGCTCAAGACCGAGCTCAGGTCCAGAAGCGACGAATTCCAGGCCTTGCGCCATATCCCGATGGATATTGTCGCCAAGTTCAAGAACATCGGTGTCTACCGGGCCTTCGTTCCCGAGCGTTTCGGCGGCGACAACCTGTCTCCGCAGGCTTTCTGTCGCCTGATCGAGGAGATTTCCAGCGCCGATGCCTCCGCGGGCTGGGTTGCGAGCTTTGGCGTTTCGGCGACCTATCTGGCGGCGTTGCCGCCGGAGACCTATGCGAAGATCTACGGCGCCGATCCCGACACCGTCTTTGCCGGCGCGATGTTCCCGCCGCATGAGGCCCGCAGGACCCCGGAGGGTTTTGAAGTCAGCGGGCGCTGGCCATGGGGTTCGGGCATTATGGGGGCGTCGCTCGCCGGCGGCGGCATCAAGGTCGAAGGCGAAAGCAGCCCGCTGCCGCGCTCCGCCGTCATGCCGCGCGACAAGGTCGTCGTCGAGGAAACCTGGGACGCGGTCGGCCTTCGGGCCACCGGCAGCCACGACATCATCGCCGACAAGGTGATCGTGCCGGAAGACTGGACCTTCATACGCGGCAGCACGCCGCAGATGGACGACCCGATCTTCCGCTATCCGGCGATGGCGCTTGCCGCCCAGGTTCTGGCGGTCGTAGCGCTTGGCGCCGCCCGCGGCGCGCTCGACTGGGTGAAACAGGATGCGCTCAACCGCGCCTCGATCACCGGCGCGCCAAGCCCGGCCGCCCGCGCCTATGTCCAGATCGATTTCGCCCGCGCCGAAGGGCTTCTCGGCGGCGCGCGCGCCGCCTTCTACGACACGATCGAGGAGGGATGGCGGCAGATGCAGGAAAATGGCGAGGTCGATCCGACCACGCAGATCCGCCTGCGCCACGCCGCCTCGCGGGCCGCTCAGGACGGCGCGGAAGCCGCGCGCATCGCCTTCACGCTCGGCGGGTCGAACGCCATGGCCACCGGCCATCCGCTCGGCCGGGCGATGATCGACGCGGCCTGTGTCGCCCAGCACGCCTTCATCAATACCGGCAGCAATCAGGCGGCGGGCGCGGCGCTGTTCGAACAGCCGACGCCGCCCGGTTATCCGTGA
- a CDS encoding amidase gives MTTLSDPKAGDTAFVSTFSLGAGDGPTVAVKDCIDIAGMVTRCGSAAYADFAPAAQHAAVIERLLSAGCRIVGKARMHEIAYGMTGVNAFEGTPVNPRWRDRIPGGSSSGSAVAVAAGAVDFAIGTDTGGSVRQPAICCGVIGLKPTFGSIDRTGALPAESSLDCIGPFARDMTMIERAMTAIAPGFAPVALDHAPRLGKLNLEVGIAPEMGEALDAIADATAGTVTLSGMDDAFKAAMTIIARETLAANLALLDAGAPFGDDIKARLEGARAVSDAQLEAAEAVRRTFTAEVDAALETVDAIVTPALPSPSPLLSDAHDPNKVLPLTRFLRPFNLSGHPAIILPAPTSGGLPSGVQIIARRGEDARLCAIARRFCQTHSTFQVKDY, from the coding sequence ATGACGACGCTCTCAGACCCCAAGGCCGGGGATACGGCCTTTGTCTCGACATTTTCGCTCGGCGCCGGCGATGGCCCGACCGTTGCTGTGAAGGACTGCATCGACATTGCGGGCATGGTCACGCGCTGCGGGTCTGCCGCTTATGCGGACTTTGCGCCTGCCGCGCAGCACGCCGCCGTGATCGAGCGCTTGCTTTCCGCCGGATGCCGGATCGTCGGCAAGGCGCGCATGCATGAGATCGCCTATGGCATGACCGGCGTGAACGCTTTTGAGGGCACGCCGGTCAATCCGCGCTGGCGCGATCGCATTCCCGGCGGCTCGTCGTCGGGGTCGGCCGTGGCGGTCGCAGCCGGCGCTGTCGATTTCGCCATCGGAACCGATACCGGCGGCTCGGTGCGCCAGCCGGCGATATGCTGCGGCGTCATCGGCCTGAAGCCGACCTTCGGTAGCATCGACCGCACTGGCGCTTTGCCTGCCGAAAGCTCGCTGGACTGTATCGGCCCGTTCGCCCGCGACATGACAATGATCGAGCGCGCGATGACAGCGATTGCGCCGGGTTTCGCGCCCGTTGCCCTGGATCATGCGCCGCGTCTCGGAAAGCTCAATCTCGAGGTCGGCATTGCACCGGAAATGGGCGAGGCGCTTGACGCCATTGCCGATGCCACGGCCGGCACGGTCACGCTTTCCGGCATGGATGACGCGTTCAAGGCGGCAATGACGATCATCGCCCGGGAGACGCTTGCCGCAAATCTTGCGCTATTGGATGCCGGCGCGCCCTTCGGAGACGATATCAAGGCCAGGCTGGAGGGCGCGCGGGCGGTTAGCGATGCGCAGCTCGAAGCGGCCGAAGCGGTGCGCCGCACGTTCACGGCCGAGGTCGACGCGGCGCTTGAGACAGTCGACGCGATCGTGACGCCGGCGCTGCCGAGCCCGTCGCCGCTTCTGAGCGACGCGCATGATCCCAACAAGGTGCTGCCGCTGACCCGGTTCCTGCGACCGTTCAATCTGTCCGGCCACCCGGCGATCATTCTGCCGGCGCCGACGTCGGGCGGGCTGCCGTCCGGCGTGCAGATTATCGCGCGCCGCGGCGAGGATGCGCGTCTTTGCGCCATCGCCCGCAGGTTTTGCCAAACACATTCGACTTTTCAGGTGAAGGACTATTGA